The following nucleotide sequence is from Phocoena phocoena chromosome 17, mPhoPho1.1, whole genome shotgun sequence.
gattGAGTCAGTCTCACTAATAATAAAGCTTTGGTCCCTCAAAAAGCCCCCGAAGAGTATTTTTCAATTTACTCATTTGATTTGTTTATTCAGTactttttacatttcttaaacttttttttccttcaacttttCTCTCACAGCAGTATAATCAAATTGAAATAACCCTAAGGACAAacttacttctctctttttttaattcgCTGATTACCCCAGCCCCCAACTCCTATTTCTCCAACCTAAATCCCTAAAGGAAAatgatgaagggaaaaaataaggaTGGTTTTGGGATACCTTTCTACCACTTAGAGCTCACGATAGTCACAGTAGATCAAGAAAGGACTGGTTCAAGGTGCTTCAGGCCTCTCCCAACAGCAACCCTTGCCCAGAAGCTTGAGCAATTTGAACTGATTCATTGGGACTTACTAGGAACTggcccctttcttctttttttcataacATAATTCTTGACATTGGACTTTTTACAGAAACCATGGAGCAAAAAATTCTCgagaaagtattttttcttctctataaatTATCAGATTATCAAGTGCAATAAAAAATGAGTTTGCAGAGAACAACATTCTGGGTATGTGAGTCAGTGAAAGCACCCCCTTATTTGCGATGGGAGCAGAGTAGGGGCAGAAAATCTGTGGGTTTGACCCTGAAGTGTCCTGAAAGAATATAATTATAGTAACAAAATACTTCTTATTTATGAAAATGTGCCCTAATATTTCCTTGTttattcaaatgctttttcttatctgtattCACCACAAATAtagtctctttttttgttttcttttctttctgtttctgttctgctCTGGTGGGGCACTTCTCTCTCACTGTTTTAATCCAGGCATTTCAAAACAGGACCTAGTCTTAAAGACCGGATTCCTGAAATGTCCCACCTGTTTAAAATGTCCTCATTTGCCGAAgcctcccctcccttttccttaTCAGTCAGCCTTTATGGGCGTTGCTCACTGCCTTAGAAGGGTTGCTTAAATATTATCACATTCATAACTGACGGCAATCTTCCAAGGTGGCCACTGTTATTACCCCATTTTTGttgacagggaaactgaggcggAGTGGGGTTGCACAGGGTCACTAGTCTGGGGGGTGGCAGAGCTTGGATTCCAAGCTTGGTTCTGCAGACCTTCAGGTTCACCTTAACAAGATACAACAATGCCTCCTTTTCTCGAAAAGGACCTCATTTCCTGGAAGCTTTGGAAAAGATCTTGACTCAGAGCTGGCTTCGAGCagactccccacccccaagacGCCTGGCTTCCAGTGCTTACAAAAGGCCCGAGTGCCTTTAACCACCGTGATGAGGTTTTCTGTCACTAGTTACTCCCAAGTTCTCCTTTAACCAGAGCACCCTGCTGAAACCCCCTGCTGACTTCTGCCACTGAAGACTGGATCCCCACCGGGTATGAACAAAAGCCCAAGAAAATGGTGCCAGAAAGCAGTTCTCCGGAGCTTGGGTTCAGTTTAGTTCAACACAGGAACCACGTTCCCTCACCTCACTCTCACCTCCTAAACTCCAGCTGTATATTCTCTGTCTGGGCAAGAAAACTGCCTttcaatttcataaaataatggACACACCCCAAAACAGCCAGCTGTTTAGGTAGTTCTAACCTTCACACTTTTCTAAATTGTCTAAAGTTTGTACAAAGAGAATGCTCCTTTAAAAAAGACCTGTGTTTAGAAAACCATGTGATGGGTTTCCCAAGTTATTACTTCCTGTGAAAACTGCAGGTAGTTACGTCAAAAAGTCTATataaacaatatttgaaaaaaagaaaagctcgaCTGAAGTACAAATTGGCGCCTTGTATTGTGGTTTTATTCCGCCAATTAGACCTGAGACCCATCCTTCACTCCCGGTATGTGGGCCTGTAGGGGGTTCTTGAACTACTTGCAATTGTTAGCACTGGTTTAGGCTGGAGAAATcgtcgtgtatgtgtgtgtgtgtgtgtgtgtgtgtgtgtgtgtaaaagaaaaatgtgtacatatattaCTTTGAAGAGTGTATACCTTTCAACGTGGCTCAGGCCCCAAAAGATTCTTAGGGCCTAACAAGCCTCCAGTTCCTGCCTTCCAGTAACCCTTGCCTTGAGAAGATGAATCATAGAAAGAGAGTTACGCTTGAAGTTGCAGTGATCTACATGTGATCAACCCCCTCGGCCGACAATGACCTAATCCCCGTCCAGAGCCAAGAGGGCACCTTTAAATTAATTCCCAGACCAAACTCAGTCAAGGGCAACAAAGACCACATTCGGACGCCCCAGGGGCACTCGGTTTTCACAACGCGTTTTATTattcatacaaaaataaatttatttacatttgctAATTACTGCGGTAGTGCGGCCTGGCGCAGCGGCGCGTGGTCCCCCGAGGCAGGGTCACTAGGTACGGAACAGCCTCGGCGGCCCGCCCCGCCGGAGGAAGAACGTGGACGCCGAGAGGCAGTGTTGGAGGCGGGGGCCACCCCAAGCGGGGAGGCCAGCTGGGGACAGTCAggagtgagggggaggggagctgcaAGTAGTtgtgggaggagggagcagagggaggcGCCGAAAGAGACCCGAGCCGGCTTCAGTGGGGAGAGCCGGATGGGAGGCTCAAGCCTAGAAGGGGAGGGGTTAGACGGAAGCCAGGTTACGGAGAGATGGGCGCCTGGGGGGAGTGAGAGGCGTGACCGCACCTGAAAGCCGAACCGCCAGGGCCACTCCTGGCAAACACAGCTGAGTTGGTCTCAGAAAGCGCGCCTCCACTTCTCCCCGAGCGGAGACTGCATCGTGTGCCTGCCAGGAGGGCGCTGCCCCGTGGGATACAAACCTGGCCCAGGTGTGCCACACTCTCTTTGCAACTTAAAGACGCGCCCCAGGTACGTCTCACGTGAAGACCTCCGTCTTTGAAGCCGATTGTCGAGAGCGCGCTCTAACAATTACCTAACCGCGAAAGGCCTGGGCTGCGCGGACTCGTGCCATCACCCACGTAGATCTGGCTCAGCCTGGGAACGAACGCCCAGGCGAATGCGCGCTACGCTCGGGCTGCAGCGCCGGCGTTAGTCTACACTGCTAAAGCCCGAGGTTGGAGCTGGGTCCGCGTGTAAAGTGTCGTCGCCCAAACCCGCGGCAGCCTAGCCGTCCGCATCCTGCGATGACGGCCGCGCCGCGGAACCCTGGGGCTCTGCACCCAACGCCCGCCACCTGTCGAGTTCACAGTCCCGGGGTGGAAGTCTAGGAGAATCCAATGGAACTGTCCTCCCATTCTTGGGGATTCTCAcgctctcccccttctccccctgaCTCCCAAACACACTCGCTTAACCAATAATCCCTTCAAGTGAGTTCGAGTTCGATCTAAGCGGTAGTTCCACATAATCTGTTGGCTGCGGAAACTTCTTTGGTGTCAGAGTCGGGTCGTCCCGAGACCACAAATGGCCATGTCTGTAAAATCAAAAAGAGCATCAGATACTGAAGGAGAAACGACCATTTCAAACCGAAACTGCTCTCCAAACGGAACCCTGGAATATCCCCGGCTTTGAGTAGCTCTGATTTTATCAGTATTCTGGGAATCTGCGTGTCTTCTCTCTAAACTAAGACTTTAACTTTACTGTATTTTGATCACGTGAGACGGGAGGTGTCCGTCCATGCTGCCCTCACGATGATTCCGCGAAATTTGCATGAATTTGGAATTTTGTTGCTTAGTTCCcttcctcccacacacacacacacacacacacacacacacacacacacacacacacacacaccaatcaGCCATTCGCTCCAAATAGGAACTGGGATATGATCTTTCTCAAGCCTGGAGAATTGGCAGGTCGGAGAGGGACTTTCCAGACAAATCCCGTTTGGGGAAACCTCTGCTGTTCTTCAAGAATTGAAAAACCCCTTTCGAAAAGAGATcggccttccctccttcctttcagaAAGTAAGGCTTGTTGATTCAAACCTGTCTGACGCTTAGCTGGAAAAAGCTAGGAAGGGAGATTTGCCAATCAATCTAAACGGGACAGAGGACTCAGATGGAACTTAGATTTAGCCCGGAAGCAGGATATTAGACAATAGCTGTCACTGGGTGATGCAAACACAGAAGGGTGGATGGTTCTCCTCCACGAAAATGGCTGGCCCCTCCGGTGATCTGGGAGAAACTAAACTGTCCTCCTCACCACCCATACCGGAAACCCCCTACCCCCGGTTTTCCCCAGCGGCCAGACTCTGCCCGGCACCCGGGAGCGCGCCGGGCATCTCTCGGCCGCCCGCCCCGGGCCTCGCGCGCCGGGCCCCTACCAGGTTCACCGGGTGCACGTAGCCGTTCTCGTAGCGGTCCTCCTGCAGCAGCTGCCGCAGGTGCGCGATGTAACTGGAAGCCAGCCGGAGCGTGTCCAGCTTGGAAAGCTTGGTGTCGGGGGGCACCCAGGGCAGGCTGGTCTTGAGCCTGGAGAAGGCTTTGCTCAGCACGCGCATCCGGGCGCGCTCGCGGGCGTTGGCCGCGTTCCTCTGCGACTGCTTGCACTCGGCCGCCGAGCCCTTGGGCGGGAGGGGCTTCTTGCCACCGCCGCCCCCCGCCACCCCGGGCCGTTTCCTCTTGCAGCCTCCGGCGCCGCCGGCCGCTCCCAGCGCACAGCGCTCCTCCTCGCCGTCGGGGTCTTCCTCCTCCGCGGACGAGTTGTCACTGGGCGAGATGTAGCTGCGTTCGGCGCCGCGGAGGGGCGGCCTCTTGGAGACGGGGACCGGGTATCCGCGCTGCAGCTCCCGCAGCTCCATCTCCTCGGGGTCGCTCCCCGAGCTGGTGGACATCGCCGTGTCCCCCACGCCCCCGCCTTCCGCCCCCAGGCCAGTCTCGCGGCCTCCGCCTTCCGCTCCCTCGCGGAGGCGGGGGCCAGGCTGAACTCCGGTGAGGACCAGAGACCCGGGTCGGGAAGCGCGGAGCCCAGAGAACGAGCCCCGCCGCTGACCCGGGAGAGCGTGGCCGAGAAGTCGTCGCCCGGGCCCAGGCTCGGCGCGCACCACGGCGCGCAGCGCCTTTTGACAGGACTATTTATCTGTACTCCTCGGAAGAAACCACCCAGGGCAAAGAAGAGGGGGTTGGAAAGGGGGGCAAGAGGTGGGGCGGGGGCGTGGAAGGGGTGGGGACCATTTTCAGAGTGCAGAGGATCTGCtggtgggggcggggaagggacGTCTCTGTTGAGCCGGGATTTTGGCCCCTGTCCCCGACGGACCCATCAAGTGCGAGATGACTGTGCGCAGGGTGAGTGAAGGAGGGGACCTTGTTCGTACCCATGTACCCATCCCATTTCCACCCCGCGACTGATCTTAGCGATGGCGAGGGTTTCCAGACACGTGGAAACCCCAGGATCGCGACCTCTGCTTCTTTCCCGAGTCTTTTCAGCAGAACAGTATTTTCCAAGTTCATCACTCATAACGTCTGACTGCCTATTCAAGCCTGGCCCGACAAAAGAGTAAAAGCAAAACAAGCAAGCAACACCAAACAGTCCGCGAGTTACCTctcatctccctcccctcctttcctttaaCTTCGCTGTATGATTACAGAGCGCTTTTTCTACATTGGTTCCTTTCATTTTCAGACATCTGTGACTTAAatgttattatctccactttgcaGAACTTGAAGCTAAGCCGCAGAGATAGATATTAAATAAAGGACCCCAAATCAACAGGCTGGTAAGTAGAATATGGACTCAAAATCCGTGAGTAGAATCCCTGGCCCCTCGGTATTCCAGTCGCTACACGCCTCCCCGCCGCACAGCACAGATGCTTACATTTGCTATTTTTTGCTGTCTTGAGAGTTCCAtgtgttaattttgtttttaacacacCACCGTGCGTAAGATAGAGGATCCTGCCCAGCGGTTGAGTTATAGTCTAGGGACTCAATGACTATTTTAGATGGTATGTTGAAGAGCGTGCTCCTGGATGCAGGATGTAAGTCAACACAATCGTccaaagtaaaatacaaaaacaaaaaaaccccgacaAAACGGCACCCAGAAGTATGCCCCTCAAAGGAGACAAACCATAACCGCGGTCTTATCGTTTTCTCACTCGAAGGGCCTTTGCAATACATGGTCTGGGGATGTGTACTTCATTTTGGAAGTGGACACCAATGGCCAGCTATTGAATGtatgctgtgtgccaggcactgcattaGGCGCCCTGTGCCTGCCCACTGAGTAAttgaaacaaacacacaaaaccaaaacaacaacaaaataattcaaACCCTATGAGGTTGGGTTGGCGTTAGTTACTCCGTTCTGAGGAAACTGAATCTTCACACCCGAATTAGGTGTTTACTGTCCTTTCCCTACAAGCCCACAGCTTCCCAAGCTGAGCGAAGCTTAAGGAGAGACTGATGGGCAGTTAGCTGGGGACGGAGCGGGCAGAAGCCGCGGCTCCTCCAGCAGAACAAATGCGCCCGGCTCCATGCCTGAAGGGCCGCAACAGGTGGCTGGCCCGGGCTGACTTCATCACTCAGGCATCATCGTTCCACCTTCGTCTCCCAGGCCAGGCCTCCCCCGTGGGGGTGTTTCGCCAAACCCTTCCCTCTCGCCGCCGTTTGCAGAGGTTTTCTCCCGGTATATTTTGTCATttggttggggggcgggggtggagagTAGGGGGAGGGGCTCCTTTGGGATCATTTGAGTAAAAAGATCGCTCGCTCTCAGTTCTCTCTGGTCTGGGAAAACGCAGGGAATACTTGACAGAGCGTAGACATCGTTCCTGAAACGCTTGAACTTGACTCTAGGTGTGCCAggtgaaggagaaaagcaaaaaaaaaaaaaaaaaaaaaaagagagagagaagggggagcagATAGATATAAAGAGAAGATCTCAGGCAGCTTTTTGCATTGCCTATTGATGACTTGAAGCTATCAGCATAAATACAGAGTCTCACACATTAGAGGCAGGCATATAGGTTTTAAAAATCGGGATTGTTTATACAGGTGCAGAACAAAGtcttttctttagaaaagatTAATGGCAGGGAGCGCGCTAGATTTTCTCTAAACAGTCGCAAAAACTGTACCCAGCCTCAACGCGAAGTGGGTCATGGCCAGTTTCTTTTCCTTGAAGGAACTGCCTGACcacaaggattcttttttttttatatatagctctttcctttttccttcttttttcttttcccttcctccctccttccctcccttccttccttccttccttccttcttccctccctcccttccttccttccttcctccctccctccctccctccctccctcccctctcttcttccctttctccctctgatCTCTTTCAAGAAAGACAGCTATTTgctctattttcttttatcttgttttcatttcccaTTTCACTCCATTTCTTTCTagttacatttttattctttcactctttttttcaaGTTGCAGACTCCTAATGAAGATTAAGAAATGTATCTTCATATACATTTCATGTTAGTATATAACTACAGTTTGCTTTAACAGGTTTGTAATGACATCTGACATTCGTCACCTCTTTAGACTTTCAAAAtgcttttacttttccttctctctcaggaTCACAAAAACCCCGTGAGCTGAACAGTGCAAGTATAACTATCTCTTTTGAAAAACCAGTCGTTTTAATTGTTTTGGCAAGTTCCCAAGTGAATATTGCAAACGAACATTGCAAATGAATAATGAAatctttacttttgtattttctctcaaagttttataaaataaactcgtatttttgaaaagttctatatttacagaaaagtcaTAAAGATagtagtacagagagttctcatatatttcacacccagtttcccctataattaatatcttacattagtaaggtatatttgtcacaattaatgaaccaatattgctACATTATGATTAATGACATTCCACACTTTACtcctatttcctttgtttttacctaatgccctttttctgttccaggatcccattgTAATAATCAACCTTGATAGTCTGTAATTGATGATTTGACATCTTGAAGTCACGGGCCAAAACTGTTGATGTCCCTACCACCCCTGTGGTTTTACAGCACACAGAAATCATATTACTAACCTTCCAACTACTAAATAAAGAAGTGGTGGGGAGTTGTCTGGTGGGGATGTCCCCTACTTAGCAGGAAGCAAATACAGATGTTGGAGCTTGTGTTGGAAGGTTAgtacttttgtattttaaaaaagcacattGAAAGCAATTCCTATCTGCCCATGCTTTACAATCTTTTATATTTGTAACACAAATATACAGTTGTCTGTGGTATATATTGAtgattttgaaattctttaaGATGTTCTCTTTAAGTATGCAGTGGGAGGTGGGGTTAAAGTTACAGTCTCAAACACtaatacatttaataataattaataaattaataatcctGGCTCTCCTGcttattagctgtatgacctttGGCAATTTACTTTTTCTGAGGCTTAGATTACTAATCAGTATAATATGAAATATCTAACTTGTTGTGAGGAAGGGGGAGTATATGAGCAATTGCCCAGGCCACAGCCTGATGCACTGGAGAAAATCAATAAATcctagttatttttattactatgaaCTGCCTTGCCCAACATCACACACCTAATAAAGTGTCAGGGCCCAGAACTGACCCAGGTTTTGTACACCACGGCTTGATGTGGATTTCAGACAGCACAAGATGTTTCTTTGCTTTAACTGCAGGCTTCTAGGGTGTGAAGTGCATGGTCCCCTTGCCGGACATTTTCCACAGGCCTCATAAGAGACATCACTGAGGGAAAATGGATGGGACTGCATCAGAAACTTTCTTTCTCCAAGTTTTCTCACCATAAAGTCACAGCACTTCTCCAAGCCTCACTTCCCCTATTTGAAAACTGGGATAAAACTCCTAAATCAGTAACtgaaaaggattaaatgagattgtgGAGAAGCAGCACACTAAGTGTAACAGAGAAAAGGTGCttaatttgctaaaataaaaaaaaatgcagactttggtttttaaaaagggagaatgAGGTGGATTATAATTACAGACCATAGAAAAGAAGGCCATTTAATGCCACCTTCCCCTTCCTCCGAAGTAAATACTGGGTAAGGAAGTGTAAAGTTGGTCAGGTCAAGTGGGTTTAGAGTTTGTTTGCGGGTGGGAGGTGGATACCAAGTCAAAGCATGTGGTAAGTAGGTGcttaagaaatgtttgttgttggAATGCATTTCCCATatgactttcctggtggtgtCTCCCCAGAGCCTCCTGATGTTCTGGGTTTGTCCAGTTGGCTGAAGAAATTGCCCACACCTTTGacctagaaaaacaaagagtctagaccagcactgtccaatatggaTGCCACCAGCCACATGAAGCGATTGAGCACTTGGAATGTGGCTAGTCATGTACAATATTGTAAAATACACACCGGATATTGAAGACAATATGAAGAAAAGAACGTAAAATATCtcactaatatatttttttaaatatatgtcaaACGATGATGATAGTTTTGATATACTGGGTTAAAGGAAGTATGTTTTAccattaaaagtaaattataaatttttaccgttaaaaattttaaaaatgaccgttgctttgtgtttttacaatgtggctactagaaattgGGAATTACAGATGTGGCtcgcattatatttctattggataaTTCAGGGATTAACGAGGCAATTGTGCACTGAGTGTCTAGTGTTTGCTGTGGCAGGTGTTGGTGAGCCAGTCTCCCGCCCACTCGGAAGGCACATTCTCGTGGGAAAAAGCACCATAATGCGGGAAGCACACATTACAGCACGTCTGCTCTCACTAATCCCTGTCATCTCGCCTGCATCTCTCCACGTGTACCCGACCCCGTCTAATCCCTCCAACCCTAGAACACGCTGAGAAACGCTTCCAGTTGGTTTGGATTTCCGCAGCTCGTTGCACTGGGAAAATTTACAATGAGGCGTCCATTCCCCAGGCAGGATGGCCACCCTGCGGACACCAACCAGGGCTCCAGTGCTCAGTTCGTCTGCCTTTTCAGAGCAACCCTGGGTACCGAGTACTACGCCCAGGCCTGGGAGCTGCAAGTTCCGGGTTAAGCGGCGCGCGCGTCACGTGGTATACGGGTCACGTGATATGCCGTCTCACGGGGACGGGGAGGGGTCACGTGGGGGGCGTAGGTTTAGGCCCGCCACGTTTCTTTGTCTCGCGAAGCCGGAGCTGGCTTCTGTTCCGGGGTTGTCCCCACGCTGCCTGACCTGGAAGGAAAGGAACTCCTGGCTCTTGTCTTCCCGCCATCCACGTGGTCAGGTATCTGTGGGAACAGTGAAGCTCGCGGGAGGAGTCCTCTGTCACCCAGGACACAAGCGGCCCTCCCCCGCTCGTTTATCCAAGATCTGCGGCCAGATTTTTGCCTCCTTGGAGCCCCGTGAGGCCTTAGCGTTTAGACAGGCCAGGACTTGGACACATCAGGTTTGCAGAGGCTGAAGGCAGAAAGGCCCGAGTtaagaatgaaaaaggagcacacaacattgttaatcaactatactctaatataaaattaaaatttttaaaaaaatgagagaggaaaGGTGATAAGACTCAGAGACCTCATTTTCTCTGCCATTtaggacagaaggaaaaaaattatcattgATCGTCTTGTCAATTAAAACGCAGGTGACTTtgaaagagatttttgtttttttaaagcagtttgtgTCGGAGCCAATGCCAAGGCGTAACTGTTCTGCAAACCCCAGATAAGGAATAGAAAGCTGCGGGGCTTCTGCAAATGACTTTGAATGCTCCATTAACAGAGATAAGCAGCTCCACTCCCAAGAAGAAAAGCCCCGTGGCACAGCTTCCAGAGGCTTGTCTGCAGAGTCCCTGGACTTCACTCATTTGGAGGATCCTGAAGGgcgagctgggctgggctgtggctcatgggtcTGATagcaatcttatttttaaaaatcccacgaGACAGCCTTTCATTCTTAGGCAAAAGTTAAGAAACTCTGTCttagaagttttttcttttactgttgaTTTTTATCGGCAGTACTTTGGAAGTGTGAAAATACGCCATTACCAAAACAGCCCTTGAAATGTAGCACACAGCTCTGGTTTCCAGTATGTGGTCCCAAGCCTTGGATTTAATTGTGGAGTTAACCTGGGAGAGAATGACATTCTGCCATGTGGCACGTACTGGAAAAAGGTCCCTCTGCTGTGGACATTAGGAGATCTCTGCCTATCAGCTCCGTGGCCTTGGGCCACTTGCTGGCCTTCTTGGAGCTATTTCTCTGTTTGTAGCCCACCTCTCAAGTGGTGACGAGGGTCAACAAGATTGCCCGGCAGCGCGCAGGCTCTCCTGGAAAGTGTAGAACATGGTACAAGGTCAGTTATTACATTATTGTCCTCATTCTCTTTCCTAGGGGCTGATTCTTCTCCTACCCCCTCACCCAGTAGTCGGCCCTGTTTAGTGTCACTCTCGTTTTGGTAGCCCTCCACCCTCTACCCCTTTCCCCGCAGTGCCTCATCCCCTATAGAACATCAAGTGAAAACAAAATGCCGCCTGGCGCCAGAAGGAAGTTCTCTTGTAATAGATACTTTGTGGTGTCAGAGAGAAGGGATTCTGTGCACTTTGTCAACCGGTCCCTTAAAATCTTCTGTAAAAGGGGGCCTGGCTTATTTACATACAAGTTTTGCTTCCCTAGCCCCAAGCCCTTTTAATCACCAATTCTGAAGTGAGCTCTCATAACGATCACAGAACAGGGAGGTGTTGGGGGCAATGTGCGCACTTTttcttgatgttttttttttcctttggattatTTGTGCTGCTTTGCCCAATTAGCAAGGATAATGAGGCAATTAGCTTGCAGAGGAGGCTGCTACGTTTTCGCTGTAGGTTTCAGTCTCCAAGAGAACTCCTTGAGGATGTTGGAAACAGAATTGCATAAGATATCCTCATGCCGATTTCATCACCCTGCCCCTACTCCTTAGATTGCCACATTCAGGCAACTTCCTTTCAGCAAGACAGCCGaggaattaaaataaacaataagaaaacGAAAAGACTAAACGGTCAGCTCAATAAAGGTGGAGACTGTGCCTTGTTCAGCTGGGTATTCCCAGATGCCTAGCACTGCCTGTGAAAGGTACTACCTAAATATTCGGTGACGAAAATCATTTGCAAACACGTGAGCACAATCCAGTATTCACCCATAATTAACGGGAGACACACACAGAAACCATTATTTGCCCTTCATTTAACCAGCTCAGTCCAATGTGCTCTACCCCACTATCACCCTTACAGAGATCCAGTTCCATTTCTCATTAACTGAATGGATAATATATAGCTGTGATCTATATCATAATGTAAGAGATGTCTATGTACTTACACTATACTTGCCACAACTCCAGAGTTCATCCTAAATAACTGAAGAATTACGTGTAATGTAAACATCCCAGCAATAAGAGTTCTTATAAAAATGAAACCTGGCTTTAAAAACTGTAACTGCTCTTCCTGATTGGAAGAAAATCAGAACTTTGATACAATTTCAGGGGATCACAGATCTACAGAGCCTCCGATTAAACCTTTATCATAGAGTAAGGGGAGAATGGAGCCCTAAAAGGCCCACCCATTTAATGGGTGAGTAAAGAGGGGggattcagagaaagaaagacagtcaTCAGAGAGGTGAGAGGAAACCAAGAGTAGTGTTTTTGAGAGCAAGGGAGGGGTTTCCGGAAATAATGGGTGGGGACTTCCAGTTGAAGT
It contains:
- the MSC gene encoding musculin — translated: MSTSSGSDPEEMELRELQRGYPVPVSKRPPLRGAERSYISPSDNSSAEEEDPDGEEERCALGAAGGAGGCKRKRPGVAGGGGGKKPLPPKGSAAECKQSQRNAANARERARMRVLSKAFSRLKTSLPWVPPDTKLSKLDTLRLASSYIAHLRQLLQEDRYENGYVHPVNLTWPFVVSGRPDSDTKEVSAANRLCGTTA